TGCCCTGGCCTCAGCGCCTTGCGGGCGCAGCTCATTGGGATGTGAGGAGGGCCAAGGGATGCCAAATGCCGGTGCGTGGCACTCGGCTGCACTCCCAACTGGCAGCGCAGGGGCTGCGCCCAGGCCCCTCTTGCGCCTGAAGAGTCGAGCGGGTGAATCGGGCCCTGGCAGCGCTGCTGGGTCTGGCTGTGGGTGGGCGTGGGAAATGGgctgcccaccctgctctgcccaggggccagggagagACCAGGAGGTGCCTCCTGAATCCCAGCACCTGCACTGGGCGAGCAGAGGGGAAGCTGCTTCTCTGAACAGGCAGATGGGAGGGCTGGTCTTGGCCATCACAGCAACCCCTGCGCTCGGCTAcagccaccctgctgccctgggacCGCAGACGCAAGGACCAGGGATGCTAGGCTTGGGTGGCCTCTGTGCAGTTCAAGCCGCCAGGGCCAGACACGTCCAGCGGCAGCAGAGTTCGGGTTTGCGCGCCGTTTCCAGCGCCCcttgcagggcagtggcagcatgcgcCCTGCTCAGCAACGTCCTGGCAGGTGCTGGCATACGGATCGGAGTCACGGAGGGAGCAGCAAGGGCAAGGAGGGCTCCTGGGGGCGGAGGGGCAGGAACAGGTGATGGGCACCGGGGGCAGGAAGGATCCCTGTCTGGTTAGAGGGGTCGGGGCGCAGCTGGCACCGCGCCTCCCCAAAGACTGGCTGCCTGGCATCCAGCCCGGGCTCTCTTGGcacagccaggccctggcagctcTGGAGCTCGGGGACGGGTGGGGTGAGCCTGGGTCTGGAGCGCCAGGCCCGTGGCTCCAGGGACAGCTAAGGCAGCCTGGGATCCTGCGCTGCTGGGAAGGAGCGGggggctggaagctggggccCCCTGGCTCTGTTTCCAGCTGGAGGTGGAGCCGGGGCTTGGTGGTTTAGCAGATGGGGCGCCgaggcccagctctgctgcatcGTCCCCAGGTGcgagcccctgcctcccccagagcCGGTCCccatctcgagcaatggaggctggccagggaggaggggctgcgAGGCTCAGCCAGCGTTTCCCGGCTGCTCTTGCTTCCCTAGATGAAAGGCAGGATCCGCAGTCTCATCACATTCCCGTGTTCCTCGTCATGTTAATTACATGCCGGTGCCCATAACGGAGCCCATTAGCAGAGCATCTGCAAAGGGAACGTGAGCAAGTGCAATGTAACTACGAGCTGCCGGTGTGCCCTCCCTGGGGCGAGGGACCCAGCGCCGTCCCGCAGGCAGCCCAGGGTTTCAGCCAATGGATGCCTTATTTCCATTGCCAGTCCTCTTGCGCGGGGCTGTTGCCACGGTTACGGCGTGGCGAGACTGTTTCCAGCACAGATGGGTCCCCGGGGTCGGTCCCAGCAGCCCCACATGCCGTGAATTTGGTGACAGGCCGAGCCGAGCCCGCGCCGCACCGCGCAGAGGCCTGGAGAGCCAGCCCTGCGGGAGGGCATGGCCCGCGGGCTCAGCCGTGGCTCTGACTGTCCCCCGTGTCCCCCCCAACAGGTCTTCACACGCTACGGGAAGTGCTACACCTTCAACGCAGGGCAGGACGGGAAGTCCCCTCTCATCACCGTGAAGGGCGGCACCGGCAATGGCCTGGAGATCATGCTGGACATCCAGCAGGACGAGTACCTGCCCATCTGGGGCGAGACAGGTAACGGGCCCCAGGACGGTGCTCACACAGCCCCCGCCTTGCGCAGAGAGGAACCGGCACTGCCCACGGGGCCGCCcaggagccccctgccccacgcGTCCGTGCCAGCCGCACAAGCCCGTGCAATCCCCAGTCGGGGCAGGGGCAGTTGTCTGGAGAAGTGTCCCATTCCCCCCCCGTCCTCCCCACTGTGTCCCTCCCGTAGACCCCCATCTTCTCAACCCCTCCCACTTCTTTGTCAgcctcttttcccttccttcttttcctacCTCAATTATTTGCCATGGCAACTGCCTACCCATGTAAATGAAGCAGCCATCACTTGTCTATGGATAGTGCCAGCCACTTccagtgctgcagtcccagggagcagcagcccaAGCAATTGCGCTCAAGCCCATAGTGTGGGGATGGGTGTGCGGGCCAGCGTCCCCCTCCTCCCATTGCACCGCTCATCCCTTGCCTGGACAAGCCTGGTGCCCCAGTCTCCAAGGCGTGGGGGTCCCCGGGCACACAGCCCTGATTAGGGAGAGGAACCTGTGagactgggcaggcagtgccccaGATGCATCGCTGCCTCGTGCAGGGCGGCAGTGCCATGGGAGGAGCGGTGCCTGCTGCCCCGTGCAGGCGGTGTCTCCAGCTCGAGGTGCCTGCGTGGGAGCACTCCAGAACGAGGGCGTTCTGCTCTCCCTCCTGCAAGCCTGGAGTGATGCCAGAGTCAGGGGAGCCGGCgcgaggcagaggctgcagcagcataAGCAGGGGCCAAGCCCAGCTCTGGGCTTGGCTCCCCCATCCAGCCCATTGACACAAAGCAGCTTGCAATGTGAGAGCCCAGGGCATGGCTGCGCTGTCACGGTGGGAAGTGCCGCACACCTGTGTCCTGCCTTTCTGTTTCTCACAGATGAGACCTCCTTCGAAGCTGGGATCAAAGTGCAAATCCACAGCCAGGATGAGCCTCCCTTAATCGACCAGCTGGGGTTCGGGGTAGCACCAGGATTCCAGACCTTTGTGTCCTGCCAGGAGCAGCGGGTGAGGGGCACGGCCAGTCCCGGGCTGGCACTGACCTGGCAGCCCCTGATCTGCTTCTGCCCACCCTTTGCAGAGCAGAAAATCCCCCCCATGGTGTGTATTGCCAGGGGAGGAGGAAAGTcctgcagcacagccagagcctggagggaTTATACCGTGATTGTGGGGCCAGAAACAGCCTCTGGGGTCTAGTcactggagtggggctgagggCCAGGACTCCCAAGTGGTAGCCCAGGCTTGCTGCAGCCGCGAACAGCGTCCTCGTCCATCCAGTGGAGGCAGCGACCTGCCATGGGGTTTTCTCAGGCTCAAGGCCTGCGACTGGCGGGGTACTCCTGGGGTGCTCTGGCTGGCACCTGCTCCATGGTGCTGCTCTGCAAGCAACAGCTGGGCACCCCTGTCCTCATGCCTCCTGTTCTTGCCCCCCAGCTTAtctacctgccccctccctggggcgaCTGCAAGGCCATCACTGGTGATTCCGAGTTCTTCGATACCTACAGCATCACGGCCTGTCGCATCGACTGCGAGACCCGCTACCTGGTGGAGAACTGCAACTGCCGCATGGTGCATATGCCTGGTGAGCCCCtgagggcaggtggggagtgcaggcagctccagagcAACCCAGCAGGGCCACATTCAGCTAAGGAGAGCCACTTTGGACCAGGGCAGCACCTTCACCCCCTGCCAAAATGATAAAGCATGAGGCAGGCATGTCCTCGGGTGGGGAGATCATACAGCCCCTTGCTTGGGGTCtggagccctgctggggatacctgCGAGGGGTCAgtatccctgccccaggcagatcAGACCATggcccatgcaccccagcatctcccctgctccctggatcaGGTCCGCTGGGGTCCTGTCCCAGTGCACAGGCCTTGCTGAGGTGttgctctttctctctttctgcaggCGATGCCCCATACTGCACCCCCGAGCAGTACAAGGAGTGCGCCGACCCGGCCCTAGGTGAGCCTGCCCTGCCGCCCCCTTGCAGGTTTGGCCTCTAGCCCGGAGACAGGTGCGCGGCTCCTGCCGGGGTGAGGAAACCCCCTTGCAGCAGCCGGAGGGTGGACGAAGCTCGCTTGGAAGCTGTCCTCAGCCCTGCTTAAGTTGCACCTCCCTGCAGCACCTCCACCCTCATTACATGCCAGGAAGGTGCAAGAAGCCTTAGTGTGGGGTCGGTTCAGTTCTGACCCGGGCCTTTGCCCGGGCACCTGTGGGGCCCGAGCGCCTCGGCCACATGTCGTGTGGGAGGAAGCCCCAAGCTGTAGCCATGTCCTGATCTCCGCTCCCTGTGTTAGATGGGTCTTGCTGTCCACAGCATAACAATGTCGCCAAGCCATATTGGCTGAAGAAGCTCTAGTTATATCCAAGGTGCCTCCCTGGTCTCCTGCCTGATGGTGTCTGTGCTCCTGCCAGGGCCTTCCTTGGGATGTGAGCCTTATCTTATCACCGCTAAAAGCATGAGCCAAAGGAATAGCTCCacaagcaggcagctgcagtagaCTCTGATCCTTTTATCCGCACAAGCCCCTGAAGAGAGGAAAAAGACCCAacaacccctgctgccagtcctGCCACACCTGCCGGCAACCCCGTGGCCACCTGGATTGTGGCAGAGCCTTGCccgtggcaggcagcagtggggactcAGCcacagcagaccccagcaccccTTGACTTTCATCCCTCCCGACCTGCGGGGACACTTTTATGAAGAACTTTGTTTCATGACCTTCCGTGCGGTATTTCCCACCTCTGCCCTCCTCCGtccaccccctcccctcgggCAATCTCCACCCCTTCCTCTCCTTGTATCTGCATGGTTGGCAGCTGGCGACAGTTTCTGTAGTTCGAGTCACTTCCGTGAGTGCCCCAGCTCAGTCGTCACCCCGAGGGGGTGCTGGCCTGAGGTTTGCAAGCAGCCCCGCGGCCCTGGTAGCGTCTGGGCTGCCGCGGTTCGATCcgttctgtctctctccatctcctgctccCAGATTTCCTGGTGGAGAAGGACAACGATTACTGCATCTGTGAGATGCCCTGCAACGTGACCCGCTACGGCAAGGAGCTGTCCATGGTGAAGATTCCCAGCAAGGCCTCGGCCAAGTACCTCGCCAAGAAGTACAACAAGTCGGAACAGTACATCGGGTACGCTGCGGGGAGAAGGAAAGGCAGGGGCTGGTTGTGTGGCCCCGCTGGGCAGAGCTGAGGGGtgcccaggccagcagggcttTGCCTCCCACTGACTCCTCCGGTGGGTGCCCGCCCTGTCTTCAGAGCTGCAGGGGGCTTGGTGCTGACTGAGCACCCGACTCCCTGGCCTTGGACCCTGCCGGGGTCTTTGCTCACACGCCCCATGCTGCTGTGTGCAGAGGCTCTGATGCCCCTCTCACCCGTCTCTCGCAGAGAGAACATCCTGGTGCTGGACATCTTCTTTGAAGCCCTGAACTACGAGACCATTGAGCAGAAGAAAGCCTACGAGGTGGCTGGCTTGCTGGGTGAGTCTGCAGGTGCTGGTGGCCATGCTCGGGAAGAGACACAACTAGGCCTGCGCTCAttcctgagcagtgccagcctaGCTCGTGCTAAGGGTCCATTCAGCAGGGATCCTAcgggctctgcctcctgcctggctgtggggagcagcgagatctggggcagggagggcagttGGGGACCCTAGTGCTGTGAGCAGCATGACCCACCAGCCTGCtcggcagcagcagaagccaggcCCGCTCGCACCAggctccctcctcagcctccagaCACTTGGGTTCTTTGAATAAAGGATCTAGAAAACGCCGGTGGCTTCATCcgctccatctgtgtggagcaGTCGAGGTTTGGGCTCAGGGAACAGGCTTGTGGGACAAGGTCGCCAAGTTGCACCTGTGTCACCTGGGCACCCAGCCTCAGCTGAGGACCACCACGGCCTGTGGAGCAGCGGGTGAGCCATGGGGAGGCGGAGGGCTGCAGATAAAGGACAGGCAGTCGGGTGAGATGTGCACGTGCAGTCACAGCAGCTTGTGGGGACTCACACTGCACCTCTGGGACTGGAAGCACCCAAGATAGGTGGTGTCCCCCCCCCCGGGGCACAGTCCCTGTCCACAGTGGGTCACAGGCCATCCTGGCTTGCCTcttctggggcacatgccccccccaccgcTGC
This sequence is a window from Alligator mississippiensis isolate rAllMis1 chromosome 15, rAllMis1, whole genome shotgun sequence. Protein-coding genes within it:
- the ASIC1 gene encoding acid-sensing ion channel 1 isoform X4, whose translation is MTFPAITFCNINRVRTSQLSQDDLLYIAPLVEYETWMEPGFPVAQPNPETFDEPLNLHAFYSRTSHQLEDMLLSCSYRGIECGSEDFSVVFTRYGKCYTFNAGQDGKSPLITVKGGTGNGLEIMLDIQQDEYLPIWGETDETSFEAGIKVQIHSQDEPPLIDQLGFGVAPGFQTFVSCQEQRLIYLPPPWGDCKAITGDSEFFDTYSITACRIDCETRYLVENCNCRMVHMPGDAPYCTPEQYKECADPALDFLVEKDNDYCICEMPCNVTRYGKELSMVKIPSKASAKYLAKKYNKSEQYIGENILVLDIFFEALNYETIEQKKAYEVAGLLGDIGGQMGLFIGASILTVLELVDYVYEVIKHKLCRRGKCRKNHRRNNADQGVALSMDDVKRHNPCESIRGHPAGMTYAANILPHHSTRGTFEDFTC
- the ASIC1 gene encoding acid-sensing ion channel 1 isoform X5, coding for MMPSRGAWRNRHRVGRRRLAEPSSLLEAGLSCSLQVWPVAGLEAGDSCILAGYLPSTQERPVLFQSCSCHLGDVVAVGFTGQVFTRYGKCYTFNAGQDGKSPLITVKGGTGNGLEIMLDIQQDEYLPIWGETDETSFEAGIKVQIHSQDEPPLIDQLGFGVAPGFQTFVSCQEQRLIYLPPPWGDCKAITGDSEFFDTYSITACRIDCETRYLVENCNCRMVHMPGDAPYCTPEQYKECADPALDFLVEKDNDYCICEMPCNVTRYGKELSMVKIPSKASAKYLAKKYNKSEQYIGENILVLDIFFEALNYETIEQKKAYEVAGLLGDIGGQMGLFIGASILTVLELVDYVYEVIKHKLCRRGKCRKNHRRNNADQGVALSMDDVKRHNPCESIRGHPAGMTYAANILPHHSTRGTFEDFTC